Proteins from a single region of Dysosmobacter acutus:
- a CDS encoding tripartite tricarboxylate transporter substrate binding protein, producing the protein MKRLFALLLTLVMCASLLAACGNGGGSSGSAGGSSTSGSGAGSSASTDSYPDGTITITVAYSAGGSSDKLARMVQPYLQEELGVNVVVENQGGASGQIAAESFLRKDPDGYNLLAVNAPGIFYTVALQDTTYDYADLVPVWVESYDPIVMLALNGSEFNTLGDFIDGAKANPGKYSVGYAAGGGQQATALWLKNNLDLDIKLVSYDGGSDASAALLGGHVDVIFGDAYARVDLVTEAKALGIGTTEANSAWPDAVSFNEQLKAYNVEMPSDEFQARMGCYWVSKDFVDQYPDRYQKLISAFEAVAADEAYLQNLKDANVYDSAVLASGADYAQQMEQMANEVETVVAPMFSES; encoded by the coding sequence ATGAAAAGATTGTTTGCTCTGTTGCTGACCCTTGTAATGTGCGCTTCCCTGTTGGCCGCCTGCGGCAATGGCGGCGGTTCCTCCGGCAGCGCCGGCGGCTCTTCCACCTCCGGCAGCGGCGCCGGTTCCTCCGCAAGCACCGATTCCTATCCCGACGGCACCATCACCATCACCGTGGCCTACAGCGCCGGCGGCTCCAGCGACAAGCTGGCCAGAATGGTGCAGCCCTATCTCCAGGAGGAGTTAGGCGTCAACGTAGTGGTGGAAAACCAGGGCGGCGCCAGCGGCCAGATTGCCGCCGAGTCCTTCCTGAGAAAAGATCCCGACGGCTACAACCTGCTGGCGGTCAATGCCCCCGGCATCTTCTACACCGTAGCCCTTCAGGATACCACTTATGACTATGCCGACCTGGTTCCCGTGTGGGTGGAGTCCTATGACCCCATCGTCATGCTGGCCCTCAACGGCAGTGAGTTCAACACCCTGGGCGACTTTATCGACGGCGCCAAGGCCAACCCCGGCAAGTACTCCGTGGGCTATGCGGCCGGCGGCGGACAGCAGGCGACCGCCCTGTGGCTGAAGAACAACCTGGACCTGGACATCAAGCTGGTCTCCTATGACGGCGGCTCCGACGCCTCCGCGGCCCTTCTGGGCGGACACGTGGACGTGATCTTCGGCGACGCTTACGCCCGTGTGGACCTGGTCACCGAGGCCAAGGCTCTGGGAATCGGCACCACCGAGGCCAACAGCGCATGGCCTGACGCTGTCTCCTTCAACGAGCAGCTGAAGGCATATAATGTGGAAATGCCCTCCGACGAGTTCCAGGCCAGAATGGGCTGCTACTGGGTTTCCAAGGACTTTGTGGATCAGTACCCCGACCGTTATCAGAAGCTGATCAGCGCCTTTGAGGCGGTGGCCGCCGATGAGGCCTATCTCCAGAACCTGAAGGACGCCAACGTCTACGATTCCGCCGTGCTGGCTTCCGGCGCAGACTATGCTCAGCAGATGGAGCAGATGGCCAACGAGGTGGAGACCGTGGTCGCGCCTATGTTTTCGGAGAGCTGA
- a CDS encoding GntG family PLP-dependent aldolase — MKTIDLRSDTVTLPTREMLEYMISVPLGDDGRAKGNKGEDPTAAEAEAYVAKVFGKEDALYVPSGSMGNMVCVATHCKRGEKAVTATNMHMYKAEKGIFSPDLCGIVPVCLPHTKGVYDLEELEKTLKGGDIKLVCLENTYNFEGGCVISREDIEKVLKLCKQYGAATHMDGARVFNAASALGISVAELTEGVDSVQFCVSKGLSAPIGSFLVGSREFIEKARATRKLMGGQLRQVGLLAGAGMYAVQHLSERVAHDNARARKLAEGIQDAKDISIDLSTVQTNIVKVDLHGALKGKDWLRALEEEAHVRAHYITDDSIRLVTYRGISDEDIDEAIVRIRNFCAAH, encoded by the coding sequence ATGAAAACGATTGATCTGAGAAGCGACACCGTCACGCTTCCTACCCGGGAGATGCTGGAGTATATGATCAGCGTACCTCTGGGCGATGATGGACGGGCAAAGGGCAATAAGGGCGAGGACCCCACCGCCGCGGAGGCCGAGGCCTATGTGGCAAAGGTCTTCGGCAAGGAGGACGCGCTGTATGTGCCCTCGGGCAGCATGGGCAACATGGTCTGCGTCGCCACCCACTGCAAGCGCGGCGAAAAGGCGGTCACTGCCACCAATATGCACATGTACAAGGCAGAAAAGGGCATCTTCAGCCCGGATCTGTGCGGCATCGTGCCGGTCTGCCTGCCGCACACCAAGGGTGTATATGATTTGGAGGAACTGGAAAAGACGCTTAAGGGCGGCGACATCAAGCTGGTCTGCCTTGAGAACACCTACAACTTTGAGGGCGGCTGCGTGATTTCCCGGGAGGATATTGAAAAAGTCCTGAAGCTGTGTAAGCAGTATGGCGCGGCCACCCATATGGACGGCGCCCGTGTGTTCAACGCCGCCAGCGCCTTGGGCATCAGTGTGGCGGAGCTGACGGAAGGCGTGGACAGCGTCCAGTTCTGCGTGTCCAAGGGCCTCTCCGCTCCCATTGGCTCGTTCCTTGTGGGCAGCAGAGAGTTCATTGAAAAGGCCAGAGCCACCCGAAAGCTGATGGGCGGCCAGCTGCGCCAGGTGGGACTGCTGGCCGGAGCCGGCATGTATGCGGTGCAGCATCTCTCGGAGCGGGTGGCCCACGACAACGCCCGGGCGCGGAAGTTGGCCGAGGGCATTCAGGACGCCAAGGACATCTCCATCGATCTCTCCACCGTCCAGACCAACATTGTCAAGGTGGACCTCCACGGCGCGCTCAAGGGCAAGGATTGGCTCCGGGCCCTGGAGGAAGAGGCCCATGTCCGGGCCCACTACATCACCGACGACTCCATCCGCCTGGTGACTTACCGCGGCATCAGCGACGAGGACATTGACGAAGCCATTGTCCGCATCCGGAACTTCTGCGCGGCCCATTGA
- a CDS encoding FAD-dependent oxidoreductase, which produces MKVLIIGGVAGGASAAARLRRLDEQAEIVVLERSGYVSYANCGLPYYVGGVITDKEALTLQTPESFRRRFRIDVRVGHEATAIHPEQKTVEVRAGGETYEETYDKLILSPGARAVRPELPGIDDERIMTLRTVEDTFRIREYVERRRPRHATVVGGGFIGLEMAENLMEAGIPTTLLQRSAQVLPPLDYDMACQVHSYLRTRGLDLRLNTPIAGYEDAGDCLRVMLKEKPPLQTDLVLLAIGVEPDTQIARDAGLELGIKGSIVVNEYMETSLPDIYAVGDAVQVRHLVSGRPALISLAGPANKQGRIAADRICGREARYQGSQGSSVIKLFGMTAASTGLNEKSAQAAGIPYDKVVNFSTDHAGYYPGAANLTLKTLFDPESGRILGAQIVGFGGVDKRIDVLASAIREGLSAADLSELELAYAPPYSSARDPVNVAGFTMENLRSGLVRQFHWDQVDALRREDGVMLVDVRTPEEFRSGHIPGAVNIPLDELRDRLEEMDRSKTIYVNCHSGLRSYLACRILAGNGFDCAHLSGGYRFYAYVMSDRRTDEGPAYPCGIPLK; this is translated from the coding sequence ATGAAGGTATTGATCATCGGCGGCGTGGCCGGCGGGGCCAGCGCCGCGGCGCGGCTGCGGCGGCTGGACGAACAGGCGGAGATCGTGGTGTTGGAGCGATCCGGCTATGTGTCCTACGCCAACTGCGGCCTGCCCTATTATGTGGGCGGCGTCATCACGGATAAGGAGGCCCTGACTCTCCAGACGCCGGAGAGCTTCCGCCGCCGCTTCCGCATCGACGTGCGGGTGGGCCATGAGGCCACGGCGATCCACCCGGAACAAAAGACGGTGGAGGTCCGCGCCGGTGGAGAAACCTATGAGGAAACTTACGACAAGCTGATCCTCTCCCCCGGAGCAAGGGCCGTGCGGCCTGAGCTGCCGGGCATTGACGATGAGCGGATCATGACGCTTAGGACCGTGGAGGATACCTTCCGCATCCGGGAGTATGTGGAGCGGCGCCGTCCCCGCCATGCCACCGTGGTGGGCGGCGGGTTCATCGGCCTGGAGATGGCGGAGAACCTGATGGAGGCCGGCATTCCCACCACGCTGCTTCAGCGCAGCGCCCAGGTGCTGCCGCCCCTGGACTATGACATGGCCTGCCAGGTCCACTCCTACCTTCGTACCCGGGGGCTGGATCTGCGGCTCAACACCCCCATCGCCGGGTATGAGGACGCCGGAGACTGCCTGCGGGTGATGCTGAAGGAGAAGCCGCCCCTCCAGACGGACCTGGTGCTCCTGGCCATCGGTGTGGAGCCGGATACGCAGATAGCCCGGGACGCGGGGCTGGAGTTGGGGATCAAGGGCTCCATCGTGGTGAACGAGTATATGGAGACCTCCCTGCCGGACATCTACGCCGTGGGCGACGCGGTGCAGGTGCGCCACCTGGTCAGCGGCCGCCCGGCGCTCATCTCCCTGGCCGGCCCGGCCAACAAGCAGGGCCGCATCGCGGCGGACCGGATCTGCGGACGGGAGGCCCGCTACCAGGGCTCCCAGGGTTCTTCGGTCATCAAGCTCTTCGGCATGACCGCTGCCTCCACGGGCCTCAATGAAAAGAGCGCCCAGGCCGCCGGAATCCCCTATGATAAGGTGGTCAATTTCTCCACAGACCACGCCGGATACTACCCGGGAGCTGCCAATCTGACGCTGAAAACCCTCTTTGACCCGGAGAGCGGGCGGATATTAGGAGCCCAGATCGTGGGCTTTGGCGGAGTGGACAAGCGCATTGACGTGCTGGCCTCCGCCATCCGGGAGGGGCTGAGCGCCGCGGATTTGAGCGAGCTGGAGCTGGCCTATGCCCCGCCCTATTCCTCTGCCCGGGACCCTGTGAATGTGGCCGGCTTCACCATGGAAAACCTCCGTTCGGGCCTGGTGCGCCAGTTCCATTGGGACCAGGTGGACGCCCTGCGCCGGGAGGACGGCGTCATGCTGGTAGATGTGCGCACACCTGAGGAGTTCCGCTCAGGTCACATTCCCGGCGCCGTCAACATCCCCCTGGACGAGCTGCGGGACCGGCTGGAGGAGATGGACCGGAGCAAAACGATTTATGTCAACTGCCACAGCGGGCTGCGCAGTTACCTTGCCTGCCGCATCCTTGCCGGCAACGGCTTTGATTGCGCCCATCTCTCCGGCGGCTATCGCTTCTACGCCTATGTGATGTCGGACCGGCGCACCGATGAAGGCCCGGCCTACCCCTGCGGGATTCCGCTGAAGTAG
- a CDS encoding metallophosphoesterase family protein: MNILVVSDSHGNVDNMVRLTRSLRPDAVFHLGDLLRDARALARECPQTPMASVPGNCDGWTEEPDIKNLMVDGCRVLLSHGHRWQVKMGYGAAIGAARRAGANVLLFGHTHQPCCFQENGLWIMNPGAVGAGGTCGWLNISGGKISCRVIAPEEQESGFIK; encoded by the coding sequence ATGAACATTCTGGTTGTTTCCGACTCCCACGGCAATGTGGACAATATGGTCCGCCTCACCCGGTCTCTCCGGCCCGACGCGGTGTTCCACCTTGGAGACCTGCTGCGGGATGCCAGGGCCCTGGCCCGTGAGTGCCCCCAGACCCCCATGGCTTCGGTCCCGGGCAACTGCGACGGATGGACGGAGGAGCCGGACATCAAAAATCTGATGGTGGACGGCTGCCGGGTGCTGCTGTCCCACGGACACCGCTGGCAGGTGAAGATGGGATACGGAGCCGCCATCGGCGCCGCCCGGCGGGCCGGGGCCAATGTGCTGCTTTTCGGCCACACCCACCAACCCTGCTGTTTTCAGGAGAACGGGCTTTGGATCATGAACCCGGGCGCCGTGGGCGCGGGGGGAACCTGCGGCTGGCTGAATATCAGCGGCGGGAAGATTTCCTGCCGCGTCATTGCCCCTGAGGAACAGGAGAGCGGCTTTATCAAATAA
- a CDS encoding aspartate kinase: MKTVKFGGSSLATAAQFEKVGAILRQDPERRYVVASAPGKRFSGDIKVTDLLYCCYDLALEGKDFAGPFTEIRARFDEIITRLHLDFSLEKDLDEIEKQLRERPQRDFAASRGEYLNSRVMAAYLDVPFLDAAECVFFTAKGAFDAERTNSVLGAKLKELPRAVVPGFYGALPDGTIRTFSRGGSDITGAIVARASQSDVYENWTDVSGMLVTDPRIVPDPKPIGVITYTELRELAYMGASVLHEDAIFPVKTAGIPINIRNTNRPQDPGTLIVPQAQEQPEGSITGVAGRKGFTVLTVEKDQMNSEVGFGRKMLSALEECGVNFEHMPSGIDTLSVVMASAEFEPHRQEIVQKICSTVNPDAVSVEAAMAMIAVVGRGMVRQKGLAARLFTAIAEADVNLRMIDQGSSELNIIIGVDEADFEKAISAVYHAFCV; encoded by the coding sequence ATGAAGACAGTCAAGTTCGGCGGAAGCTCTCTGGCCACCGCTGCCCAGTTTGAAAAGGTGGGGGCCATCCTCCGCCAGGACCCGGAGCGCCGCTATGTGGTGGCCTCCGCGCCGGGCAAACGCTTTTCCGGCGACATCAAGGTCACGGACCTCTTGTACTGCTGCTATGACTTGGCTCTGGAGGGCAAGGACTTCGCCGGCCCCTTCACGGAGATCCGGGCCCGGTTTGATGAGATCATCACACGGCTCCACCTGGATTTTTCCCTGGAGAAGGACCTGGATGAGATTGAGAAGCAGCTGCGTGAGCGTCCTCAGCGGGACTTTGCGGCCAGCCGGGGCGAGTACTTAAATTCCAGGGTCATGGCCGCCTATCTGGACGTACCCTTCTTGGACGCGGCGGAGTGCGTGTTCTTTACGGCCAAGGGCGCCTTTGACGCGGAGCGGACCAACAGTGTGCTGGGCGCAAAGCTGAAGGAGCTGCCCAGGGCCGTGGTCCCCGGCTTTTACGGCGCCCTGCCCGACGGCACCATCCGCACGTTCTCCCGGGGCGGGTCGGACATCACCGGCGCCATCGTGGCCCGGGCCTCCCAGTCCGACGTCTATGAGAACTGGACGGACGTGTCCGGCATGCTGGTCACCGACCCACGGATTGTCCCCGACCCCAAACCCATCGGCGTCATCACCTACACGGAGCTGCGGGAGCTGGCCTACATGGGCGCCAGCGTTCTCCATGAGGACGCCATCTTCCCCGTGAAGACGGCGGGCATTCCCATCAACATCCGCAACACCAACCGGCCCCAGGACCCGGGCACGCTGATCGTGCCCCAGGCCCAGGAGCAGCCCGAGGGCAGCATCACCGGCGTGGCGGGCCGCAAGGGCTTTACGGTGCTGACCGTCGAAAAGGATCAGATGAACTCCGAGGTGGGCTTTGGCCGCAAGATGCTCAGCGCTCTGGAGGAGTGCGGCGTGAACTTTGAGCACATGCCAAGCGGAATTGACACCCTGTCCGTGGTCATGGCCTCCGCGGAGTTTGAGCCGCACCGCCAGGAGATCGTTCAGAAGATATGCTCCACCGTCAACCCCGACGCCGTCTCCGTGGAGGCGGCCATGGCAATGATCGCCGTGGTGGGCCGGGGCATGGTGCGTCAGAAGGGACTGGCCGCCCGGCTGTTCACCGCCATTGCCGAGGCGGATGTGAACCTCCGGATGATCGATCAGGGCTCCAGCGAGCTGAATATCATCATCGGCGTGGATGAAGCCGACTTTGAAAAAGCCATCTCCGCTGTCTACCACGCCTTCTGCGTTTGA
- the dapB gene encoding 4-hydroxy-tetrahydrodipicolinate reductase, whose product MRIIANGACGHMGREIVRLAEEGYRGGELAAAVDAYGKGEGVLADLHDAPEADVIIDFSHHTAVGPLLAYACGRGLPVVIATTGHTEEERELIFAAAKKIPVFFSANMSVGVALLCSLARQAAAVLEGADIEIVEIHHNRKVDAPSGTALMLADAVREARPELKNHCGRSGQGKREQNEIGISALRMGGVVGTHEVMITTETQTITLKHEAYSRALFAEGALTAARFLQGKGAGLYDMRSMIGESGGAE is encoded by the coding sequence ATGAGGATCATTGCAAACGGTGCCTGCGGGCACATGGGCCGGGAGATCGTCCGGCTGGCAGAGGAGGGTTACCGGGGAGGTGAACTTGCCGCCGCGGTGGATGCCTATGGAAAAGGGGAGGGCGTGCTCGCCGACCTGCACGACGCGCCTGAGGCGGATGTGATCATCGACTTTTCCCACCATACCGCTGTGGGCCCGCTGTTGGCCTATGCCTGCGGCAGGGGCCTTCCGGTGGTCATCGCCACCACCGGCCACACGGAGGAGGAGAGAGAGCTCATCTTTGCAGCGGCGAAAAAAATCCCTGTGTTTTTCAGCGCAAACATGTCGGTGGGCGTGGCGCTGCTGTGCTCCCTGGCCCGGCAGGCCGCCGCGGTGCTGGAGGGCGCGGACATCGAAATTGTGGAGATCCACCACAACCGCAAGGTGGACGCACCCAGCGGCACGGCCCTGATGCTGGCCGACGCCGTCCGTGAGGCGCGGCCGGAGCTGAAGAACCACTGCGGCCGGAGCGGCCAAGGCAAAAGGGAGCAGAATGAAATCGGCATCAGCGCCCTCCGGATGGGCGGTGTTGTGGGCACCCACGAGGTGATGATTACCACCGAGACCCAGACGATCACGCTCAAGCATGAGGCTTACAGCCGCGCGCTGTTCGCCGAAGGGGCGCTCACCGCCGCCCGGTTCCTCCAGGGGAAGGGCGCGGGGCTTTACGACATGCGGTCCATGATCGGCGAATCGGGAGGGGCGGAATGA
- the dapA gene encoding 4-hydroxy-tetrahydrodipicolinate synthase, translating into MSKEIFRGIATALITPFNDKGVDYESYGRLIDWQIESGIDALVSCGTTGESPTLSVEEHKEVIRFAVERVAGRVPLVAGTGSNCTESAIELTEFASEVGADGALVVTPYYNKATQNGLVAHFTAIADKSKIPLILYNVPSRTGCGILPQTYLKLARHERIQAIKEANGDISRIVETAALIQGKLDLYSGNDDQIVPILSVGGIGCISVLSNVLPRETTEICRRYFAGDAAGAAALQFQYLELIHALFCEVNPIPVKTALAAMGMCGGELRLPMTPMEEPNRQRLLKAMREQGLRV; encoded by the coding sequence ATGTCAAAGGAAATTTTCAGAGGGATCGCAACCGCGCTCATCACCCCGTTTAACGACAAAGGTGTGGATTATGAGAGCTATGGCCGGCTCATTGACTGGCAGATTGAAAGCGGCATCGACGCGCTGGTCTCCTGCGGCACCACCGGCGAGAGCCCCACGCTGTCGGTGGAGGAGCACAAGGAGGTCATCCGCTTTGCGGTGGAGCGCGTGGCGGGCCGGGTGCCCCTTGTGGCGGGAACGGGCAGCAACTGCACGGAGAGCGCCATTGAGCTGACGGAGTTCGCCTCCGAGGTGGGCGCCGACGGCGCCCTTGTGGTGACGCCCTACTACAATAAGGCCACACAGAACGGCCTGGTGGCCCACTTCACCGCCATTGCCGACAAGAGCAAAATCCCCCTGATCCTCTACAATGTACCCTCCCGTACCGGATGCGGCATTCTGCCTCAGACCTATCTGAAGCTGGCCCGGCACGAACGCATCCAGGCCATCAAGGAGGCCAATGGTGACATCTCCAGGATTGTGGAGACCGCCGCCCTGATTCAGGGCAAGTTAGACCTGTATTCCGGAAACGACGACCAGATCGTGCCCATACTGTCCGTGGGCGGCATCGGCTGCATCAGCGTGCTGTCCAATGTGCTGCCCCGGGAGACCACGGAGATCTGCAGGCGCTATTTCGCCGGGGATGCGGCCGGAGCCGCCGCGCTGCAGTTTCAGTATCTGGAACTGATCCACGCGCTGTTCTGCGAGGTGAACCCCATCCCCGTCAAGACCGCCCTGGCCGCGATGGGCATGTGCGGCGGGGAGCTCCGCCTGCCCATGACGCCCATGGAGGAGCCAAACCGCCAGCGCCTGCTGAAGGCTATGAGAGAGCAGGGGCTGCGGGTATGA
- a CDS encoding pyridoxal phosphate-dependent aminotransferase — MIERMNQRLLTLEPSGIRRFTALAKSVPGCALLTIGEPDFNTPEPIKEACKRGLDENHTHYPPNVGSLSLRTRIAEFEQAHSGLVYSPEEVILTIGATEAIYTAMTGVLNPGDEVVIPTPAFSLYESIAALAGARPVLLDTSADRFQITEEKLRSVLTERTKLLVLNSPNNPTGSVYSAETLGVIRRAAMEGNFFVLSDDVYTGLSYGPCPRLAACRELKDRLLVVQSFSKPYSMTGWRVGYLMGDAPVMEKLKLLHAADVVSVTAFIQDGCAAALRCDVSDMVETYRARRDYMYDRLRGMGLDVVEPMGAFYMFPSVKKFGLDTEEFCQRMVREGKVAGVPGTCFGAEGFVRFSFCYSTEEIALGMDRLEAFLGTL, encoded by the coding sequence ATGATAGAACGAATGAATCAGCGGCTGCTGACGCTGGAGCCCAGCGGCATCCGCCGCTTCACGGCCCTTGCCAAAAGCGTTCCCGGCTGTGCCCTGCTGACCATCGGCGAGCCGGACTTCAACACCCCGGAGCCCATCAAGGAGGCCTGCAAGAGGGGGCTGGATGAAAACCATACCCACTATCCCCCCAATGTGGGCAGCCTTTCGCTGCGCACCCGTATCGCGGAGTTTGAACAAGCCCACAGCGGCCTCGTCTACAGCCCGGAGGAAGTGATCCTCACCATCGGCGCCACGGAGGCCATCTACACGGCCATGACCGGTGTGCTCAATCCCGGGGACGAGGTGGTCATCCCCACCCCCGCCTTTTCCCTCTATGAATCCATCGCGGCGCTGGCCGGCGCCAGGCCGGTGCTGCTGGACACCAGTGCAGACCGGTTTCAGATCACGGAGGAGAAGCTCCGCTCCGTACTGACGGAGCGGACGAAGCTGCTGGTGCTCAACTCCCCCAACAACCCCACCGGCTCCGTCTACAGCGCGGAGACGCTTGGGGTGATCCGGCGGGCCGCCATGGAGGGGAACTTCTTTGTGCTCTCGGACGACGTGTATACCGGGCTTTCCTATGGGCCCTGCCCCCGCCTTGCCGCCTGTAGGGAGCTGAAGGACCGGCTGCTGGTGGTGCAGAGCTTTTCCAAGCCCTATTCCATGACCGGCTGGCGGGTGGGCTATCTGATGGGCGACGCTCCGGTGATGGAGAAGCTGAAGCTGCTCCATGCCGCCGACGTGGTCAGCGTCACGGCCTTCATCCAGGACGGCTGCGCCGCCGCGCTGCGCTGCGACGTGTCGGACATGGTGGAGACCTACCGGGCCCGCCGGGACTATATGTACGACCGCCTGCGGGGCATGGGATTGGACGTGGTGGAGCCCATGGGCGCGTTTTACATGTTCCCCAGCGTGAAAAAGTTTGGACTTGACACCGAGGAGTTCTGCCAGCGGATGGTCCGGGAGGGGAAGGTGGCCGGCGTGCCGGGCACCTGCTTCGGCGCGGAGGGGTTTGTCCGGTTCTCCTTCTGCTATTCCACGGAGGAGATCGCCCTCGGAATGGACCGGCTGGAGGCTTTTTTGGGAACACTTTGA
- a CDS encoding amidohydrolase, which yields MSLVDDRRALHRIPELDCDLPETMAYLEKALSGLRCDLSSPCKGALCAYFDFGAPSAIAFRSDADALPITERSGVPFSSLHPGRMHACGHDGHMAILLELGRRLNGWKESDRNVLLVFQPSEETTGGARKICESGVFERCGVEAVFGLHLWPDLPAGTVASRRLEMMSRSCEVTAEFTGRSAHIARAEEGIDALDAAVLFYRRVRELVDSLPPQIYRLCRFGRMESGTVRNALSGRARIEGSLRTFQDEVFFDLLEGIRAIGRDVQAETGCGVAVTNSDGYPAVINPPELYDRIRTGCGVEFEELPRPVMITEDFSWYQKHLPGLFFFLGTGPSPALHADNFNFDEAVLSRGADLFESIARRYGGRAV from the coding sequence ATGTCCCTTGTCGACGACCGTCGGGCCCTGCACCGCATTCCGGAGCTGGACTGCGACCTGCCGGAAACCATGGCCTATCTTGAAAAGGCCCTCTCAGGCCTTCGGTGCGATCTCTCCTCTCCCTGCAAAGGAGCCCTGTGCGCCTATTTTGACTTTGGAGCGCCCAGCGCCATTGCCTTCCGTTCCGACGCCGACGCCCTGCCCATCACCGAGCGCAGCGGCGTTCCCTTTTCCTCCCTCCACCCCGGGCGGATGCATGCCTGTGGCCACGACGGCCATATGGCGATCCTGCTGGAGCTTGGAAGGCGGCTCAACGGCTGGAAGGAATCGGACCGCAATGTGCTGCTGGTGTTTCAGCCGTCGGAGGAGACCACCGGCGGCGCCCGGAAGATCTGTGAGAGCGGCGTTTTTGAGCGCTGCGGCGTGGAGGCGGTCTTTGGGCTGCACCTCTGGCCCGACCTTCCGGCCGGGACGGTGGCCAGCCGCCGTCTGGAGATGATGAGCCGCTCCTGCGAGGTGACGGCGGAATTTACGGGCCGCTCCGCCCACATCGCCAGGGCGGAGGAGGGGATCGACGCCCTGGACGCGGCCGTCCTCTTTTACCGCCGGGTGCGGGAACTGGTGGATTCTCTGCCGCCTCAGATCTACCGGCTGTGCCGGTTCGGCCGCATGGAGAGCGGTACGGTTCGAAACGCGCTCAGCGGCCGCGCACGGATAGAGGGCAGTCTGCGCACCTTTCAGGACGAGGTGTTTTTCGATCTGCTGGAGGGTATCCGTGCCATCGGACGGGACGTCCAGGCGGAGACGGGCTGCGGCGTGGCCGTCACCAACTCCGACGGCTACCCGGCCGTTATCAATCCGCCGGAGCTCTATGACCGCATCCGGACCGGGTGCGGCGTGGAATTTGAGGAGCTGCCACGGCCGGTCATGATCACCGAGGACTTCTCCTGGTATCAAAAGCACCTGCCGGGGCTGTTCTTTTTCCTGGGCACCGGCCCCTCGCCTGCCCTCCACGCGGATAACTTCAACTTTGACGAGGCGGTTTTGAGCCGGGGCGCCGACCTCTTTGAGTCCATCGCCCGGAGATATGGAGGAAGAGCGGTATGA
- the dapD gene encoding 2,3,4,5-tetrahydropyridine-2,6-dicarboxylate N-acetyltransferase, with amino-acid sequence MNAQEIIEYIRTSEKKTPVKVYVNEKSPVDYGGATVFTGAAGNVTSKIVFGDWKELGPILEANADRIADCVVENDRCNSGVPLLDLKGIKARIEPGAIIREKVEIGENAVIMMGAIINIGAVIGEGTMIDMGAVLGGRATVGKRCHIGAGTVLAGVVEPASATPVIVEDDVLIGANAVVIEGVHVGRGAVVAAGAVVIEDVPDHAVVAGCPARVIKTKDARTEEKTALIDALREL; translated from the coding sequence ATGAACGCACAGGAGATTATTGAGTATATCCGCACCTCGGAAAAGAAGACCCCCGTCAAGGTCTATGTGAATGAGAAAAGCCCCGTGGACTACGGCGGAGCCACCGTCTTCACCGGCGCCGCCGGGAACGTGACCAGCAAAATCGTCTTCGGCGACTGGAAGGAGCTTGGCCCCATCCTGGAGGCCAACGCCGACCGGATCGCCGACTGCGTGGTGGAAAACGACCGCTGCAACTCCGGCGTGCCCCTTTTGGACCTGAAAGGCATCAAGGCCCGCATTGAGCCCGGCGCCATCATCCGGGAGAAGGTGGAGATCGGGGAGAACGCGGTCATCATGATGGGCGCCATCATCAACATCGGCGCGGTCATCGGCGAGGGCACCATGATCGACATGGGCGCCGTGTTGGGCGGCCGGGCCACGGTGGGCAAGCGCTGCCACATCGGCGCGGGCACCGTGCTGGCCGGCGTGGTGGAACCCGCCAGCGCCACTCCCGTCATCGTGGAGGACGACGTGCTCATCGGGGCCAACGCCGTGGTCATCGAGGGCGTGCACGTGGGCCGCGGAGCCGTGGTGGCCGCGGGCGCCGTGGTCATCGAGGACGTGCCGGACCACGCGGTGGTGGCCGGGTGCCCTGCCCGGGTCATCAAGACCAAGGACGCCAGGACCGAGGAGAAAACCGCGCTCATCGACGCCCTGCGGGAGCTGTAA